One Bartonella kosoyi DNA segment encodes these proteins:
- a CDS encoding DUF1150 family protein, translated as MGEHKQSLSFQNTSYSDAGQIAYLKKVCTDDLAKNFPDLPPMTPGITIWALFGETGYPIILSDERSIALAGANEHELQIVTLH; from the coding sequence ATGGGAGAACATAAACAAAGCTTATCGTTTCAGAACACGTCCTACTCTGATGCGGGACAGATTGCTTATTTAAAAAAGGTTTGTACAGATGATCTGGCTAAAAACTTTCCAGATCTTCCGCCCATGACTCCAGGCATTACCATATGGGCGCTTTTTGGTGAAACAGGTTATCCTATCATTTTATCCGATGAGCGCTCTATCGCTCTTGCTGGAGCCAATGAGCACGAGCTCCAAATTGTCACTCTACACTAG
- the rpmI gene encoding 50S ribosomal protein L35, with amino-acid sequence MPKMKTKSSAKKRFKITASGKIKVAAAGKRHGMIKRSNKFIRDARGTMVLCEQDAKKVIHHYLPNGH; translated from the coding sequence ATGCCCAAGATGAAGACCAAATCATCCGCTAAAAAGCGGTTTAAAATCACTGCGTCAGGCAAAATTAAAGTAGCAGCCGCCGGTAAGCGCCACGGCATGATTAAACGTTCGAATAAATTTATTCGCGATGCACGTGGAACAATGGTTTTGTGTGAACAAGATGCTAAAAAAGTTATTCACCATTATTTGCCGAATGGTCATTAA
- the mutS gene encoding DNA mismatch repair protein MutS has translation MDKKNDHKNNLIPQPASSFASSQERPTPMMEQYIEIKAVHHDSLLFYRMGDFYELFFNDAIEAAQALGITLTARGKHLGQDIPMCGVPVHAADDYLQKLIACGYRVAVCEQTEDPAEAKKRGSKSVVRRDVVRLVTPGTITEEKLLDPTRANYLMTLSRIKTSDGEDFALSWIDISTGIFRVTESRQEKLLADIMRVDPQEIIVADAFFHDKSHKSLFNVLDHIVSPQPACLFDTLTAERDICTYFKLSTLEGVADYSRCELSAIVAAIRYIEKTQITHRPPLMQPERQNESATLFIDAATRLSLELIRTTSGQRDGSLLKAIDRTVTGGGSRLLIDRLIAPLTTPSAIDTRLDSIDFFCHNPSLAEAIKLVLKGGPDMPRAVSRLALGRGGPRDMATIQRGFEIIRELNQLLNNELLPQEISDVQQVFSNLPVSLHCHLEQALADDLPLLKRDGGFIRSNYHKELDEMRALRDESRRVIAELQAQYAQETDIKTLKIKHNNILGYFIEITSTQASSLTNNPQAKARFIHRQTMANAMRFTTTELADLESRIAHAANHALTLELEIFDTLVQEIIEQVEFIRKAAEALAILDVSVALAYLAEEQGYCRPKIDHSLTFHITAGRHPVVEQALRKQAAEPFVANDCDLSVQENQQYAAIWLLTGPNMGGKSTFLRQNALIAIMAQMGSFVPATSAHIGVVDRLFSRVGASDDLARGRSTFMMEMVETATILNHASHHSLVILDEIGRGTSTFDGLSIAWAAVEYLHEVNHCRAILATHFHEMTALTEKLDRLHNVTMKVKNWDGDVVFLHEVTPGAADRSYGVQVAKLAGLPPAVITRATDVLHQLEQGEMAGKGHKLIDDLPLFSLKATSPFNEERNKHDVLHEALKNIHPDELSPKQALEAIYHLKQLEKNNPL, from the coding sequence ATGGATAAAAAAAACGACCATAAAAATAATTTAATTCCACAGCCTGCCTCCTCATTCGCTTCCTCTCAAGAACGTCCTACCCCCATGATGGAGCAATACATAGAAATCAAAGCCGTCCATCATGATTCCCTTCTTTTTTACCGAATGGGGGATTTTTATGAATTATTTTTTAATGATGCAATTGAAGCTGCTCAAGCTTTAGGAATCACACTCACAGCACGCGGAAAACATTTAGGGCAAGATATTCCTATGTGTGGTGTTCCCGTTCATGCTGCAGACGATTATTTGCAAAAGCTGATCGCTTGTGGTTATCGCGTTGCTGTTTGTGAACAAACAGAAGATCCTGCTGAGGCAAAAAAACGGGGATCAAAATCTGTTGTTCGGCGTGATGTTGTTCGCCTTGTAACCCCTGGAACAATAACAGAAGAAAAACTCCTTGATCCAACACGTGCAAATTATTTGATGACACTCTCCCGTATAAAAACCAGCGATGGAGAGGATTTTGCCCTTTCTTGGATTGATATTTCAACAGGCATATTTCGTGTAACAGAAAGCCGACAAGAAAAACTTTTAGCAGATATTATGCGTGTGGATCCGCAAGAAATTATTGTTGCTGATGCCTTTTTTCATGATAAATCCCACAAATCACTTTTTAATGTTCTTGATCATATCGTATCACCTCAACCAGCTTGTCTCTTTGATACCCTCACCGCTGAACGCGATATTTGCACTTATTTTAAACTTTCAACACTTGAAGGTGTTGCCGATTATTCACGCTGCGAACTCTCTGCCATCGTGGCTGCTATTCGTTATATCGAAAAAACACAAATCACGCATCGTCCTCCCCTCATGCAACCTGAGCGCCAAAATGAAAGTGCTACCCTTTTTATCGATGCTGCAACTAGACTAAGCCTTGAACTTATTCGAACAACATCAGGTCAACGGGATGGAAGCTTATTGAAAGCGATTGACCGCACTGTAACAGGAGGAGGATCACGCCTTCTTATCGATCGTCTTATTGCTCCCCTCACCACCCCTTCAGCGATTGATACACGTTTGGATTCTATTGATTTTTTTTGCCACAATCCTTCTCTTGCAGAAGCGATAAAACTCGTTTTAAAAGGGGGACCAGATATGCCCCGCGCCGTTTCACGTTTGGCTCTTGGACGAGGAGGTCCCCGTGATATGGCAACAATCCAGCGCGGCTTTGAGATCATTCGTGAACTGAATCAACTTCTCAATAATGAGCTTCTGCCTCAAGAAATAAGTGATGTACAACAGGTGTTTTCAAATCTACCCGTTTCTTTACATTGCCATTTAGAACAAGCATTGGCTGATGATCTCCCTCTGCTTAAACGTGATGGTGGTTTTATTCGCTCCAATTATCATAAAGAACTCGATGAAATGCGTGCTTTACGAGATGAATCGCGCCGTGTTATTGCTGAGCTTCAAGCACAATATGCCCAAGAAACAGATATTAAGACTCTTAAAATCAAGCATAATAATATTCTAGGATACTTCATTGAAATCACCAGTACACAAGCATCTAGTCTTACAAATAATCCACAAGCTAAAGCTCGTTTTATTCATCGACAAACAATGGCAAATGCGATGCGTTTTACAACAACAGAGCTTGCTGATCTTGAAAGCCGTATTGCCCATGCTGCCAATCACGCATTAACCCTTGAACTAGAGATCTTTGATACTCTTGTTCAGGAAATTATTGAACAAGTTGAGTTTATTCGTAAAGCCGCTGAAGCGCTTGCTATTTTAGATGTGTCTGTTGCTTTAGCATATCTTGCTGAAGAACAAGGATATTGTCGCCCTAAAATTGATCATTCACTAACCTTTCATATTACAGCAGGACGCCATCCTGTCGTTGAACAAGCACTCCGTAAACAAGCAGCCGAACCCTTCGTTGCCAATGATTGTGATCTCTCTGTACAAGAAAACCAGCAATATGCAGCAATCTGGCTTTTGACAGGGCCTAATATGGGAGGAAAATCAACTTTTTTGCGGCAAAATGCTCTCATTGCTATTATGGCACAAATGGGGTCCTTTGTTCCAGCAACTTCAGCACATATTGGCGTCGTTGATCGCCTGTTTAGTCGCGTTGGTGCTTCCGATGATCTTGCACGGGGGCGCTCAACCTTTATGATGGAAATGGTTGAAACAGCAACGATTCTCAATCATGCAAGTCACCATTCTCTTGTTATTCTTGATGAAATAGGACGTGGAACATCAACCTTTGATGGACTTTCTATTGCTTGGGCAGCCGTTGAATATCTCCATGAAGTTAATCACTGTCGTGCTATTCTCGCTACCCATTTTCATGAAATGACCGCTCTTACCGAAAAACTTGACAGACTGCATAATGTCACCATGAAAGTCAAAAATTGGGATGGTGATGTGGTTTTTCTTCATGAGGTCACACCAGGAGCGGCAGACCGATCCTATGGTGTACAGGTTGCAAAGCTTGCTGGACTTCCTCCAGCCGTTATTACACGAGCAACAGATGTTCTTCATCAATTAGAACAAGGTGAAATGGCTGGAAAAGGACATAAACTCATTGATGATTTACCGCTCTTTTCCCTTAAAGCAACCTCTCCCTTCAACGAAGAGAGAAACAAACATGATGTCCTTCACGAAGCTTTAAAAAATATTCATCCCGATGAGCTCTCCCCTAAGCAAGCTTTAGAAGCAATTTACCACCTCAAACAACTGGAAAAAAATAATCCTTTATAG
- the ilvD gene encoding dihydroxy-acid dehydratase, which yields MPSYRSRISTHGRNMAGARGLWRATGMKDADFGKPIIAIANSFTQFVPGHVHLKDLGQLVAQQIEIAGGVAKEFNTIAVDDGIAMGHDGMLYSLPSREIIADSVEYMVNAHCADALVCISNCDKITPGMLMAALRLNIPTIFVSGGPMEAGKIKWKDQDLRVDLVDAMIAAASEQNSEEEVAEMERAACPTCGSCSGMFTANSMNCLTEALGLSLPGNGSVLATHRDRRMLFEEAGRQIVALVKRYYEKDDETVLPRSIASRKAFENAMTVDIAMGGSTNTVLHLLAAAQEGEVDFTMTDIDHLSRRVPVLCKVAPAVANVHMEDVHRAGGIMGLLGELDAAGLIDTSTYTVHAKTMKEALDRWDVKKTNEPTVYAFYRAAPGGIPTQTAFSQSCRYETLDLDREKGVIRDRGHAYSQDGGLAVLYGNIAKDGCIVKTAGVDQSILTFKGPARIFESQDSAVSAILTDEIKSGEIVLIRYEGPRGGPGMQEMLYPTSYLKSKGLGKVCALVTDGRFSGGSSGLSIGHISPEAAEGGEIALVEEGDIIEIDIPNRSIHMLVDAAEMKQRRAKMEAKGKDAWQPVEKRQRKVSKALKAYAAMTTSAAKGAVRSI from the coding sequence ATGCCTTCTTACCGTTCAAGAATATCGACGCACGGGCGTAATATGGCAGGAGCCCGCGGTCTTTGGCGTGCAACAGGGATGAAAGATGCGGATTTCGGTAAACCCATTATTGCGATTGCGAATTCTTTTACACAATTTGTACCAGGGCATGTCCATTTAAAAGATCTTGGGCAATTGGTTGCACAACAGATAGAAATTGCCGGTGGCGTTGCGAAAGAGTTTAACACCATTGCTGTCGATGATGGAATTGCCATGGGGCACGATGGAATGCTTTATTCTTTGCCTTCACGTGAAATTATTGCTGATTCTGTAGAGTATATGGTCAACGCCCATTGTGCGGATGCTCTTGTCTGTATTTCTAATTGTGACAAAATTACCCCTGGAATGTTAATGGCGGCTTTACGCTTGAATATTCCAACAATCTTTGTTTCAGGCGGTCCTATGGAAGCCGGTAAGATTAAATGGAAAGATCAAGATTTAAGAGTTGATTTGGTTGATGCTATGATCGCAGCCGCTTCAGAACAGAATTCAGAAGAAGAAGTTGCTGAAATGGAGCGTGCCGCTTGTCCCACATGTGGTTCTTGTTCAGGAATGTTTACGGCCAACTCTATGAATTGCTTAACGGAAGCCTTGGGGCTTTCGCTTCCCGGAAATGGATCCGTGCTCGCAACACATAGAGATCGACGGATGCTTTTTGAAGAAGCTGGAAGGCAGATTGTTGCATTGGTCAAGCGTTATTATGAAAAAGATGATGAAACAGTTTTGCCACGCTCTATTGCTTCACGCAAGGCTTTTGAAAATGCCATGACCGTTGATATAGCCATGGGGGGATCAACCAATACCGTACTACATCTTTTAGCAGCGGCGCAAGAAGGTGAGGTGGATTTTACCATGACAGATATTGATCACCTTTCACGTCGTGTTCCGGTTTTATGCAAGGTTGCTCCTGCTGTTGCAAATGTCCATATGGAAGATGTCCATCGCGCGGGTGGTATTATGGGGCTTTTAGGCGAATTGGATGCGGCAGGACTCATTGATACATCAACTTATACGGTTCACGCAAAAACGATGAAAGAAGCTCTTGATCGTTGGGATGTGAAAAAAACCAATGAACCAACAGTTTATGCATTTTATCGTGCTGCTCCAGGGGGGATTCCAACACAGACAGCTTTTAGCCAATCTTGTCGCTATGAGACTCTTGATCTTGATCGTGAAAAAGGTGTGATTCGCGATAGGGGACATGCCTATTCACAAGATGGAGGATTGGCAGTTCTTTATGGAAATATTGCCAAAGATGGCTGTATTGTAAAAACAGCAGGTGTTGATCAGTCAATTTTGACTTTTAAAGGTCCGGCAAGAATTTTTGAAAGCCAAGATTCAGCGGTTTCAGCTATATTAACGGATGAAATTAAATCAGGCGAAATTGTTTTAATCCGTTATGAAGGTCCACGTGGTGGACCTGGAATGCAAGAAATGCTTTATCCAACGAGTTATCTTAAGTCTAAAGGATTGGGTAAGGTCTGTGCACTTGTGACGGATGGACGTTTTTCAGGAGGGAGCTCAGGGCTCTCGATAGGCCATATTTCACCAGAAGCAGCTGAGGGAGGAGAAATTGCGTTGGTGGAAGAAGGGGATATCATAGAAATTGACATCCCAAACCGTAGCATTCATATGTTGGTTGATGCTGCTGAGATGAAACAGCGTCGTGCTAAGATGGAAGCAAAAGGAAAAGATGCTTGGCAGCCGGTTGAGAAGCGCCAGCGCAAAGTTTCAAAGGCTCTCAAAGCTTATGCTGCAATGACGACATCTGCTGCAAAGGGTGCAGTTCGTAGCATATGA
- the nth gene encoding endonuclease III produces MAQSNIKIPRNTIKLSKVRNLSGILYNKDEIAEIFRRFSVQRPTPKSDLNYINTFTLLIAVVLSAQATDVSVNKATKELFRLADQPEKMVALGEEEIAHHIRSIGLWRAKARNVYALCNCLMEQYGGQVPDTREALMALPGVGRKTANVVLNVAFGQPTLAVDTHIFRLSNRLGLAPGKTPEIVEKKLLKIIPVHYLRHAHHWLILHGRYICQARKAQCRQCIIADLCKAASKTNAIPAPLVEIQGNGAPIFL; encoded by the coding sequence ATGGCTCAAAGTAACATAAAAATACCTCGAAATACCATAAAATTATCAAAGGTGCGAAATTTATCTGGTATATTATATAATAAAGATGAAATTGCAGAAATATTTCGCCGTTTTTCTGTGCAACGCCCAACACCTAAGAGTGATCTTAACTATATAAATACTTTTACACTATTGATTGCCGTTGTTCTTTCAGCCCAAGCGACAGATGTAAGTGTTAATAAAGCAACAAAAGAACTCTTTCGCCTTGCTGATCAACCGGAAAAAATGGTTGCATTAGGAGAAGAAGAAATAGCACATCATATCCGTTCAATTGGTCTTTGGCGTGCAAAAGCACGCAATGTTTATGCACTTTGCAACTGTTTAATGGAGCAATATGGTGGTCAAGTCCCTGATACGCGTGAAGCACTTATGGCCCTTCCGGGCGTGGGGCGCAAAACAGCTAATGTCGTTTTGAATGTTGCTTTCGGTCAACCTACCTTGGCGGTCGATACACATATTTTTCGCTTAAGCAATCGTCTTGGTTTGGCACCTGGCAAAACACCAGAGATTGTTGAGAAAAAATTATTAAAAATTATACCGGTTCATTATCTTCGTCATGCGCATCATTGGCTGATTTTGCATGGGCGTTACATCTGCCAAGCACGTAAAGCACAATGTAGGCAATGTATTATTGCGGATCTCTGTAAAGCTGCAAGCAAAACAAATGCTATTCCAGCACCTTTAGTTGAAATTCAAGGCAATGGAGCGCCAATTTTTTTGTAA
- the pheS gene encoding phenylalanine--tRNA ligase subunit alpha: MNDIERLEQEICLALEAAGDEQALEAVRIAALGKKGSISEKLKALGKMEASERQKVGPALNGLKNRILELWTQKRDLLKRQEMNARLSRETVDITLPVRSSPMERGRIHPISQVIEEIIAIYTKLGFSLAEGPDIETDYYNFTALNFPEGHPAREMHDTFFFNVDKMGERKLLRTHTSPVQIRTLEKQKAPIRIIIPGKTYRMDSDATHSPMFHQVEGLVIDKTSTIAHMMWLHETFCKEFFEVASVKMRFRPSFFPFTEPSMEVDIQCDRSGSEVKFGEGQDWLEILGCGMVHPHVLKNVGLDPDEYQGFAWGMGIDRIAMLKYGMPDLRAFFDADLRWLDHYGFRCFDMPAFFPNRNV, from the coding sequence ATGAACGATATTGAGCGTCTGGAACAAGAAATTTGTTTAGCCTTAGAAGCTGCAGGTGATGAACAAGCACTTGAAGCAGTGCGTATTGCAGCATTGGGTAAAAAAGGAAGCATCTCTGAAAAATTAAAAGCATTAGGAAAGATGGAGGCGAGCGAGCGCCAAAAAGTTGGACCCGCTCTTAATGGATTAAAAAATCGCATTTTAGAATTATGGACGCAAAAGCGTGATCTTCTGAAGAGACAAGAAATGAATGCCCGTCTTTCTCGTGAAACGGTTGATATTACCTTGCCTGTTCGTTCTTCGCCTATGGAACGGGGGCGTATTCACCCTATTTCACAGGTGATTGAAGAAATTATCGCCATTTATACAAAATTGGGTTTTTCACTTGCAGAAGGACCAGATATTGAAACAGATTATTATAATTTTACGGCATTGAACTTTCCTGAAGGGCATCCAGCACGTGAAATGCATGATACCTTCTTTTTTAATGTTGATAAAATGGGAGAACGCAAATTATTGCGGACTCATACCTCGCCTGTACAAATTCGCACATTGGAAAAACAAAAAGCACCTATACGGATCATTATTCCCGGGAAAACATATCGTATGGATTCAGATGCAACGCATTCGCCCATGTTTCATCAGGTCGAAGGTCTTGTCATCGATAAAACCTCTACAATTGCCCACATGATGTGGCTGCATGAAACTTTTTGTAAAGAGTTTTTTGAAGTTGCTTCAGTAAAAATGCGCTTTCGTCCCTCTTTTTTCCCTTTTACCGAACCATCTATGGAAGTAGATATTCAATGTGATCGTTCTGGTTCAGAAGTAAAGTTTGGCGAAGGACAGGATTGGTTGGAAATTTTAGGATGTGGAATGGTGCATCCTCATGTGTTGAAAAATGTTGGTTTAGATCCCGATGAATATCAAGGCTTTGCATGGGGAATGGGTATTGATCGTATTGCCATGTTGAAATACGGCATGCCTGATTTACGCGCTTTTTTTGATGCTGATCTGCGTTGGCTAGACCATTATGGCTTTCGCTGCTTTGATATGCCTGCTTTTTTTCCTAATAGAAATGTGTGA
- a CDS encoding Hsp20 family protein, with product MTHVTSFSNPFLLGFETVEKILQRIGKADEAYPAYNIERLHKNDDANHIRITLAVAGFKINHLNILLDDNQLVIHGKQTDNQNHQYLYRGIAARQFQRTFVLAEGMNVTNAELKNGLLSINLYQPKLKKEIKQIPIKVSSGES from the coding sequence ATGACACATGTGACATCTTTCTCCAATCCTTTTCTTTTAGGATTTGAAACCGTAGAAAAAATATTACAACGTATCGGTAAAGCTGATGAGGCTTACCCAGCTTATAATATTGAACGTTTACATAAAAACGATGATGCAAATCATATCCGGATAACTTTAGCTGTTGCTGGATTTAAGATTAATCATCTTAATATTTTGCTCGATGATAATCAATTGGTTATTCATGGTAAACAAACAGACAATCAAAATCATCAATATTTATATCGCGGTATAGCCGCGCGGCAGTTCCAGCGGACCTTTGTTCTTGCGGAAGGGATGAATGTTACAAATGCCGAGTTGAAAAATGGTCTTTTATCAATTAATCTGTATCAACCGAAACTAAAAAAAGAAATAAAACAGATTCCAATTAAAGTCAGTAGTGGTGAGTCATAA
- the rplT gene encoding 50S ribosomal protein L20, with translation MARVKRGVTAHAKHKKVLKQAEGFYGRRKNTIRAAKAAVDRSKQYAYRDRKNRKRTFRALWIQRINAAVRAEGLTYGRFIDGLSKAGIEVDRKVLSDIAIYEAEAFSALVASAKKALEYLKDTTPNAFESAVK, from the coding sequence ATGGCACGTGTGAAAAGAGGTGTGACAGCACACGCTAAGCACAAAAAAGTTCTTAAACAAGCGGAAGGCTTTTACGGTCGGCGTAAAAATACCATTCGCGCTGCTAAGGCAGCCGTTGATCGTTCAAAGCAATATGCTTATCGTGATCGGAAAAATAGAAAGCGTACTTTCCGCGCTTTGTGGATTCAGAGAATTAATGCGGCTGTTCGTGCAGAAGGTTTAACGTATGGACGTTTTATTGATGGCTTATCAAAAGCCGGTATTGAAGTTGATCGTAAAGTTCTTTCAGATATAGCAATCTATGAAGCAGAAGCATTTTCTGCTTTAGTTGCTTCGGCAAAAAAAGCTTTAGAATATTTAAAAGACACAACACCTAATGCTTTTGAAAGCGCTGTCAAGTAA
- the pheT gene encoding phenylalanine--tRNA ligase subunit beta translates to MKFTLSWLKDHLETDASLDDICEKLTAIGLEVDHVDDRSSLKDFVIAKVLTAVKHPDADKLQILSVDTGSGIPVQVICGAPNARAGLVGVLAQPGTYVPGLDVTLSVGKIRGVESFGMMCSSAELELSNEHDGIIELPEDAPIGGAFAAYAGLDDPIIDIGLTPNRSDCTGVRGIARDLAAAGIGQLKELSLLKFAASSDTSLDVSFDFSQASSLCLGFAWREVRNVQNGPSPQWMQQRLNAIGLRPINALVDMTNYICFDLGRPLHVFDADKIKGNLYVRCAYEGEQLQALNGKIYHLSVQDCVIADEEGVVSIAGIMGGERTSCDETTRRVIIESALWDAQSIAQTGRTLGLISDARYRFERGVDPAFMETGLEIATELVLRLCGGEVSKAKIVGYQQQETKQIAFPFSEIKRLTHLDIEPAKVISILTKLGFCVEGKGNIVTVKVPSWRPDIMGKADLVEEVMRIYGLDKIQPVPLENFTKGKDHVLTCAQIRSRAARLSLAHRGMKEAVTWSFISENQALSFGGGQKELKLVNPIAADMSVMRPSLLPGLLMAAQRNADRGFSDLALFEISSIYEGDTPDKQRRVVSGIRRGTEQFEGAGRFWNGNATAVDVFDAKADALAVLEACDIDVGKVQIEVGAPDWYHPGRSGVIKLGSKIILGFFGVLHPATLEKLDISGPLCGFEIFLDQIPESKKKTTKSRPPLKLSPFQMVRRDFAFIVDKTVASSFIVRAAQGADKKLIHSVQVFDLFEDQSLGEDKKSVAIEIVIQPIERTLTDKDLEEIAAKVIENVAKTTGACLRH, encoded by the coding sequence ATGAAATTTACTTTGTCGTGGTTAAAAGATCACTTAGAGACAGATGCATCTTTGGATGATATTTGCGAGAAACTAACAGCGATCGGTCTTGAGGTTGATCACGTTGATGATCGCTCTTCTTTAAAAGATTTTGTGATTGCAAAAGTTTTAACAGCAGTAAAACATCCTGATGCAGATAAACTCCAGATTTTATCCGTGGATACAGGCTCTGGCATACCTGTTCAAGTTATCTGTGGAGCACCAAATGCACGTGCTGGACTTGTTGGTGTCCTTGCACAACCAGGCACTTATGTTCCAGGACTTGATGTGACATTATCTGTAGGAAAAATCCGTGGTGTTGAAAGTTTTGGGATGATGTGTTCATCGGCAGAGCTTGAATTATCAAATGAGCACGATGGCATTATCGAACTTCCAGAAGATGCACCTATTGGGGGGGCATTTGCAGCTTATGCTGGTCTAGATGATCCCATCATTGATATTGGTTTGACTCCCAATCGCTCTGATTGCACAGGTGTTCGTGGCATTGCCCGTGATCTTGCGGCTGCTGGGATCGGGCAATTAAAAGAATTGTCTTTACTAAAATTTGCAGCTTCTTCTGATACCTCCCTCGATGTTTCATTCGATTTTTCACAAGCTTCATCGTTATGCTTAGGTTTTGCTTGGCGTGAAGTGCGTAATGTTCAAAATGGTCCATCACCACAGTGGATGCAACAACGTTTGAATGCAATTGGTTTAAGACCGATTAATGCGCTTGTTGACATGACCAATTACATCTGTTTTGACCTTGGTCGTCCGCTCCATGTTTTTGATGCTGACAAAATTAAAGGGAATTTGTATGTTCGTTGTGCGTATGAAGGAGAACAACTTCAAGCACTTAATGGAAAAATCTATCATTTGAGTGTTCAGGATTGTGTCATTGCAGATGAAGAAGGTGTTGTTTCCATTGCCGGTATTATGGGGGGTGAAAGAACGAGTTGTGATGAAACAACACGGCGCGTTATTATTGAATCAGCGCTTTGGGATGCGCAAAGCATCGCACAAACAGGGCGAACATTAGGTCTTATCAGTGATGCACGTTATCGGTTTGAACGAGGTGTTGATCCGGCTTTTATGGAAACAGGGCTTGAGATTGCAACAGAATTGGTCTTACGTCTTTGTGGCGGTGAAGTATCCAAGGCGAAAATTGTTGGCTATCAGCAACAAGAAACCAAACAGATCGCTTTTCCTTTTTCTGAAATTAAACGTTTGACACATTTGGACATAGAGCCTGCAAAAGTCATTTCTATTTTAACGAAACTTGGATTTTGCGTTGAGGGAAAAGGAAATATTGTTACAGTAAAAGTACCATCATGGCGCCCTGATATTATGGGAAAAGCCGATTTGGTGGAAGAAGTTATGAGGATTTATGGGTTAGATAAAATTCAGCCTGTTCCTTTGGAAAACTTTACAAAAGGAAAAGATCACGTTTTAACATGCGCGCAAATTCGTTCACGCGCTGCCCGTTTGTCTCTAGCACATCGCGGTATGAAAGAAGCGGTAACGTGGTCTTTTATCTCTGAAAATCAGGCTCTTTCTTTTGGAGGAGGTCAAAAAGAGCTTAAATTGGTCAATCCTATTGCCGCTGATATGTCAGTGATGCGGCCTTCTCTTTTACCTGGTTTGCTTATGGCAGCGCAGAGAAATGCTGATCGTGGTTTTTCTGATCTTGCTTTGTTTGAAATTTCCAGCATTTATGAAGGCGATACCCCTGATAAACAGCGACGTGTTGTGAGTGGAATTCGTCGTGGCACAGAGCAATTTGAAGGCGCTGGGCGTTTTTGGAATGGAAATGCAACAGCCGTTGATGTTTTTGATGCCAAAGCAGATGCGTTAGCCGTTTTAGAGGCATGCGATATAGATGTTGGGAAAGTACAGATTGAAGTTGGCGCCCCTGATTGGTATCATCCAGGTCGTTCAGGAGTCATAAAGCTTGGATCAAAAATTATTCTTGGTTTTTTCGGTGTTCTTCATCCAGCGACCTTAGAAAAATTAGATATCAGTGGTCCTTTATGCGGCTTTGAAATTTTTCTAGATCAAATTCCAGAATCAAAGAAAAAAACAACGAAAAGCCGTCCTCCTTTGAAATTATCACCGTTTCAAATGGTGCGGCGTGATTTTGCATTTATCGTTGACAAAACGGTTGCTTCTTCTTTTATTGTTCGTGCTGCTCAGGGAGCCGATAAAAAACTTATTCATTCCGTACAGGTTTTTGATCTTTTTGAAGATCAGAGCCTTGGTGAAGATAAAAAATCTGTTGCCATTGAAATTGTTATTCAACCGATTGAACGCACTTTGACAGATAAAGACCTAGAAGAAATTGCTGCAAAAGTCATAGAAAATGTCGCTAAAACGACAGGTGCTTGTCTTCGTCATTGA